One Streptomyces sp. B21-105 genomic region harbors:
- a CDS encoding alpha/beta fold hydrolase, whose protein sequence is MSARRDLTAVSADGTSLHVEVHGPKGAPAVVLAHGWTCSTAFWADQIRDLAADHRVIAYDQRGHGRTPASPACSTDTLADDLEAVLTATLAPGEKAVIAGHSMGGMTVIAAAARDALREHAAAVLLCSTGTSGLVAESTVLPLRPGRLRTWLTGHVLGSRAPLGPVTPVAKRILKYATMGAGSAPHMVDACARIVHACPRKVRHAWSHVLRLLDLDHRVRELSVPTAVIVGTGDRLTPPVHAHRIAAALPHCLGVTELPGLGHMTPVEAPELVTGRIRELVTTYSQLKEGA, encoded by the coding sequence GTGAGTGCCCGCCGCGACCTGACCGCGGTCTCCGCCGACGGCACGTCCCTGCACGTGGAGGTGCACGGCCCCAAGGGCGCGCCCGCGGTCGTCCTCGCGCACGGCTGGACCTGCTCGACCGCGTTCTGGGCGGACCAGATCCGGGACCTCGCCGCCGACCACCGTGTCATCGCCTACGACCAGCGCGGCCACGGCCGCACCCCGGCGAGCCCGGCGTGCAGCACGGACACGCTCGCCGACGACCTGGAGGCGGTGCTCACGGCGACGCTCGCGCCCGGTGAGAAAGCGGTGATCGCCGGGCACTCCATGGGCGGCATGACGGTCATCGCGGCGGCTGCCAGGGACGCGTTGAGGGAGCATGCGGCTGCGGTCCTGCTGTGCAGCACCGGCACCTCGGGGCTGGTCGCCGAGTCCACCGTGCTGCCCCTGCGGCCGGGCCGGCTGCGGACCTGGCTGACCGGGCACGTCCTCGGCTCCAGGGCGCCCCTCGGACCGGTCACGCCCGTCGCGAAGCGGATCCTCAAGTACGCCACGATGGGCGCCGGTTCCGCCCCGCACATGGTGGACGCGTGCGCCCGCATCGTGCACGCCTGTCCGCGCAAGGTGCGGCACGCCTGGTCGCACGTGCTGCGCCTGCTCGACCTCGACCACCGGGTACGGGAGTTGAGCGTGCCGACGGCGGTGATCGTCGGCACCGGCGACCGGCTCACCCCGCCGGTGCACGCGCACCGGATAGCCGCGGCGCTGCCGCACTGCCTCGGCGTCACCGAACTGCCCGGCCTCGGCCATATGACGCCGGTCGAGGCGCCCGAGCTGGTCACCGGCCGGATCCGGGAACTCGTCACCACTTACTCGCAGTTGAAGGAGGGCGCATGA
- a CDS encoding S41 family peptidase — protein MSYLRLPHLSGDLLCFVAEDDLWLTPLDDPRRAWRLTVDRTKAGHPRFSPDGRHIAYTSWRSLVPEIHVLPVDGGPGRRLTYWGSSDTQVRGWTPADPDGNADILAVASHGEPFSYFTWSYKVPTDGSPGSKLPWGPVSDLQVADVDGERRTLLLTGTPPHEPAAWKRYRGGATGRLWLHGRRLLEGLDGHLACPLFVGDRIAFLSDHEGVGNLYSCAHDGSDLRRHTDHDAFYARHAAGDGTRVVYQCAGELWIVDDLAAGSAPRRLDVRLGGPRAGRRPYQIPAAQHVDGISVDETGRASAVVVRGSLYWLTHRDGPARTITDTPGVRVRLPEMLGPGGQVAYVTDADGEDAVEIAYLPRASGDRAPRRLASGRLGRVLEMVCDPEGERLAIASHDGRLLLVDVSRNPEDGSLGEPGEPGEPGEPGEPGEPGEPGEPAEDEVTELIASVNGPVRDLAFSPDGSWLTWSHPGIGRSLRQIKMARVPGTANGERLIVDVTDGRFEDENPVFTRDGRYLAFLSWRGFDPVYDVHTGDLSFPLGCRPYLVPLSSATPSPFALTPEGRPAAGGLDPLQDGEGGETGDGTVTVEAEGLESRVTPFPVPASKYSAMYPVAGGGLVWLRWPISGALGETFANPDDTSGRPTLEHFSIGKARKSELVDHLDWFALSGDGTRLVVVDEGDLRAVPSAETGDPDSTVWIDLRRILHEVDPGAEWRQAYEEAGRLIRAYFWDPGMCGIDWDAVLDQYRPLVERVASPDEFADLLREVLGELGTSHAYVTAARRNEGPPHYQRLQGLLGANLVRRDAGWAVRRILPGDSSDSKARSPLAGTGIREGAVLTHVDGRPVDPVTGPYPLLAGAGGTTVELTFAPAEGEAGRARRVAVVPLVDERPLRYQDWVAKRRAVVRALSGGRCGYLHIPDMGGSGWAQFNRDLRMEVSRPALIVDVRGNAGGHISELVVEKLTRTILGWDLTRGAQPVSYASNAPRGPVVALADEATSSDGDMIAAAFKLLKLGPVVGQRTWGGVVGMTGRHQLGDGTVITVPMNAAWFDAYGWSVENRGVTPDLEALRTPLDWAEGRYAQLDDAVRLALDLLTVTPPASPPDLTVVPDRSRPPLPPRGTESRS, from the coding sequence CCTGTTGTGTTTCGTGGCCGAGGACGACCTCTGGCTGACCCCCCTCGACGACCCCCGGCGGGCCTGGCGGCTCACCGTCGACCGCACCAAGGCCGGACACCCCCGCTTCTCCCCCGACGGCCGCCACATCGCGTACACGAGCTGGCGCAGCCTCGTCCCGGAGATCCACGTGCTCCCGGTGGACGGCGGCCCGGGTCGGCGCCTCACGTACTGGGGCAGCTCCGACACCCAGGTCCGCGGCTGGACGCCCGCCGACCCGGACGGGAACGCCGACATCCTCGCCGTCGCCTCCCACGGCGAGCCGTTCTCCTACTTCACCTGGTCCTACAAGGTCCCCACCGACGGCTCGCCCGGCAGCAAGCTCCCCTGGGGCCCGGTCTCCGACCTCCAGGTCGCCGACGTCGACGGCGAGCGCCGCACCCTCCTGCTCACCGGCACTCCCCCGCACGAGCCGGCCGCCTGGAAGCGCTACCGCGGCGGCGCCACCGGACGCCTGTGGCTGCACGGGCGGCGCCTGCTGGAAGGCCTCGACGGACACCTCGCGTGCCCGCTCTTCGTCGGCGACCGCATCGCCTTCCTCTCCGACCACGAGGGCGTCGGCAACCTGTACTCCTGCGCCCACGACGGCTCCGACCTGCGCCGGCACACCGACCACGACGCCTTCTACGCCCGGCACGCCGCCGGCGACGGCACCCGCGTCGTCTACCAGTGCGCCGGCGAGCTGTGGATCGTCGACGACCTCGCCGCCGGCTCCGCGCCGCGCCGCCTCGACGTGCGCCTCGGCGGGCCGCGGGCCGGGCGGCGGCCCTACCAGATCCCGGCGGCCCAGCACGTGGACGGCATCTCCGTCGACGAGACCGGACGCGCGAGCGCCGTCGTCGTCCGCGGCAGCCTCTACTGGCTGACCCACCGGGACGGGCCCGCCCGGACGATCACCGACACCCCCGGGGTGCGGGTGCGGCTGCCGGAGATGCTCGGCCCCGGCGGCCAGGTCGCCTACGTCACCGACGCCGACGGCGAGGACGCCGTCGAGATCGCCTACCTGCCGCGGGCCAGCGGCGACCGCGCGCCGCGCCGGCTGGCCTCCGGACGGCTCGGGCGGGTCCTCGAGATGGTGTGCGACCCGGAAGGCGAACGGCTCGCGATCGCCTCGCACGACGGCCGGCTGCTGCTCGTCGACGTGAGCCGGAACCCCGAGGACGGCTCCCTCGGGGAGCCCGGGGAGCCCGGGGAGCCCGGGGAGCCCGGGGAGCCCGGGGAGCCCGGGGAGCCCGGGGAGCCCGCGGAGGACGAGGTCACCGAGCTGATCGCCTCGGTCAACGGGCCCGTCCGCGACCTCGCGTTCTCACCGGACGGCAGCTGGCTGACCTGGTCGCACCCGGGCATCGGCCGCTCCCTGCGGCAGATCAAGATGGCCCGCGTCCCCGGCACGGCGAACGGTGAACGGCTGATCGTCGACGTCACCGACGGCCGGTTCGAGGACGAGAACCCGGTCTTCACCCGGGACGGCCGCTACCTCGCGTTCCTGTCCTGGCGCGGCTTCGACCCGGTGTACGACGTGCACACCGGCGACCTGTCCTTCCCGCTCGGCTGCCGCCCGTACCTGGTGCCGCTGTCCTCGGCCACCCCCTCGCCCTTCGCGCTGACCCCGGAGGGCCGTCCGGCCGCCGGCGGGCTGGACCCGCTGCAGGACGGCGAGGGCGGTGAGACGGGCGACGGGACCGTGACCGTCGAGGCCGAGGGGCTGGAGAGCCGGGTCACCCCCTTCCCCGTGCCGGCGTCCAAGTACTCCGCGATGTACCCCGTCGCGGGCGGCGGACTGGTGTGGCTGCGCTGGCCGATCTCCGGCGCGCTCGGCGAGACGTTCGCCAACCCGGACGACACCAGCGGCCGGCCGACGCTGGAGCACTTCAGCATCGGCAAGGCCAGGAAGTCCGAACTCGTCGACCACCTCGACTGGTTCGCCCTCAGCGGTGACGGCACCCGGCTGGTCGTCGTCGACGAGGGCGACCTGCGGGCGGTGCCGTCGGCCGAGACCGGGGACCCCGACTCCACCGTCTGGATCGACCTGCGGCGCATCCTGCACGAGGTGGACCCCGGCGCCGAATGGCGACAGGCGTACGAGGAGGCCGGCCGGCTGATCCGCGCCTACTTCTGGGACCCCGGAATGTGCGGCATCGACTGGGACGCGGTGCTCGACCAGTACCGCCCGCTCGTCGAACGCGTGGCGTCCCCCGACGAGTTCGCCGACCTGCTGCGCGAAGTACTGGGCGAACTCGGCACCTCCCACGCCTACGTCACCGCCGCCCGCCGCAACGAGGGGCCGCCGCACTACCAGCGCCTCCAGGGCCTGCTGGGCGCCAACCTCGTGCGCCGGGACGCCGGCTGGGCCGTCCGCCGGATCCTGCCCGGCGACTCCTCCGACTCCAAGGCCCGCTCACCGCTGGCCGGCACCGGCATCCGCGAGGGCGCGGTGCTCACCCACGTCGACGGCCGGCCGGTCGATCCGGTGACCGGCCCGTACCCGCTGCTGGCCGGGGCCGGCGGTACCACGGTCGAGCTCACCTTCGCCCCGGCCGAGGGCGAGGCGGGCCGGGCACGCCGGGTGGCCGTCGTCCCGCTCGTCGACGAACGCCCCCTGCGCTACCAGGACTGGGTCGCCAAACGCCGGGCCGTCGTCCGCGCGTTGAGCGGCGGCCGCTGCGGCTACCTGCACATCCCCGACATGGGCGGCTCGGGCTGGGCCCAGTTCAACCGCGACCTGCGCATGGAGGTGTCCAGGCCCGCGCTGATCGTGGACGTGCGCGGCAACGCGGGCGGCCACATCAGCGAGCTGGTCGTGGAGAAACTGACGCGCACGATCCTCGGCTGGGACCTCACCCGAGGCGCCCAGCCGGTGTCGTACGCCTCGAACGCGCCGCGCGGGCCGGTGGTGGCGCTCGCCGACGAGGCGACCTCCTCGGACGGCGACATGATCGCGGCCGCCTTCAAACTGCTGAAGCTGGGCCCGGTGGTCGGCCAGCGCACCTGGGGCGGCGTGGTCGGCATGACCGGCCGCCACCAGCTCGGCGACGGCACCGTCATCACCGTCCCGATGAACGCGGCCTGGTTCGACGCGTACGGCTGGTCGGTGGAGAACCGGGGCGTCACCCCCGACCTGGAGGCCCTGCGCACCCCGCTCGACTGGGCGGAGGGCCGCTACGCCCAACTCGACGACGCCGTACGGCTGGCCCTCGACCTGCTCACCGTCACGCCCCCGGCGAGCCCGCCGGACCTCACCGTCGTCCCCGACCGGTCCCGGCCGCCACTGCCGCCGCGCGGCACGGAGAGCAGGAGTTGA
- a CDS encoding SDR family oxidoreductase: MSRVSLEGQVAVVTGAARGVGELLARKLSARGAKVALVGLEPDALKRVSERLHSDSDHWYADVTDHEAMVRVAAEVKERFGKVDIVVANAGVAGGGPFADSDPQSWRRVVEVNLIGSAVTARAFLPLLKESRGYLLQVASLAAITPAPMMTAYCASKAGVEAYAHCLRAEVGHQGVRVGVGYLSWTDTDMVRGADQDEVMRELRQRLPWPANKTYPLGPAVDRLVAGIERRSAHVYGQGWLRGMQGVRGYLPALIGTVGQREMRRFAPRLQGMRTGLVGAGGAADEESRATQRS; encoded by the coding sequence ATGAGCAGGGTGAGCCTCGAGGGACAGGTCGCCGTCGTCACGGGGGCTGCGCGCGGCGTGGGCGAGCTGCTGGCCCGCAAGCTTTCCGCGAGGGGCGCGAAGGTCGCTCTGGTCGGGCTGGAGCCGGACGCGCTCAAGCGGGTCTCCGAGCGGCTGCACAGCGACAGCGACCACTGGTACGCCGACGTCACCGACCACGAGGCGATGGTCCGGGTCGCGGCGGAGGTGAAGGAGCGCTTCGGCAAGGTGGACATCGTGGTCGCCAACGCGGGCGTCGCGGGCGGCGGCCCGTTCGCCGACTCCGATCCGCAGTCCTGGCGCCGGGTCGTCGAGGTGAACCTGATCGGCTCGGCGGTCACCGCGCGCGCCTTCCTGCCGCTGCTGAAGGAGAGCCGCGGCTATCTCCTGCAGGTCGCCTCGCTGGCCGCGATCACGCCGGCGCCGATGATGACCGCGTACTGCGCGTCCAAGGCGGGCGTGGAGGCGTACGCGCACTGTCTGCGGGCCGAAGTCGGCCACCAGGGCGTGCGGGTGGGCGTCGGCTATCTGTCGTGGACCGACACCGACATGGTGCGCGGGGCCGATCAGGACGAGGTGATGCGGGAGTTGCGGCAGCGGCTGCCGTGGCCGGCGAACAAGACGTACCCGCTCGGTCCGGCCGTCGACCGGCTCGTGGCCGGCATCGAGCGGCGCTCGGCGCACGTGTACGGGCAGGGATGGCTGCGCGGCATGCAGGGAGTGCGCGGATATCTGCCGGCGCTCATCGGTACCGTCGGGCAGCGCGAGATGCGGCGGTTCGCGCCCCGGCTGCAGGGGATGCGGACGGGCCTGGTGGGCGCGGGCGGCGCCGCTGACGAGGAGTCGAGGGCTACGCAGCGTAGTTGA
- a CDS encoding glycosyltransferase family 2 protein has protein sequence MTTSPIPTVSVVVPVYNAMPYLERTLASVAQQSIGADAIEVIAVDDGSTDGSGEFLDTWADQSAFRMEVIHQEASGGPSRPRNVGLDHASGTYVFFLDGDDCLGPQALERLVAMAEKNGSDTVLAKLIGVGRKVPKQLFAKNVDKVDLAKGDVYYSLMPFKLFRRDMIETHQIRFPEHMRISEDQYFVAQAYLHSKVISIVGNYDCYYVVKRGDDGNITAGGLDYRIIVEQAAQMVDLITQLTGPGALRDQLVRRHVHVELLGRFDRRYLDADGTLRAEYVTLARPYAQAWVSPAILAQLTLAQRLRVHCLREGLVDELASVIAWDLAGQPGKAEVRDGKLYAAAPLPPAAYTELCDITACAIGASPRRRVEHLAWHGGRIELSGYAYLDQVDTDDLTTEVILRHTGTGREITLPAEPIETPHLSVSRGKETYDYGRAGFRATIDLATASGSQPLDNGAWHLSLRCTAHGLTARGNLGSALGPDVPRRPLRHSIPGSRRSMSIGPRDGQLSLQIGAVSSAVSSLRRNLGKAIRLMRDTDN, from the coding sequence ATGACCACTTCGCCCATTCCTACAGTTTCTGTGGTTGTCCCGGTCTACAACGCGATGCCCTACCTGGAGCGGACCCTCGCGTCAGTGGCGCAGCAGAGCATCGGTGCGGACGCCATCGAGGTCATCGCCGTGGACGACGGCAGCACCGACGGCAGCGGCGAGTTCCTGGACACCTGGGCCGACCAGAGCGCATTCCGGATGGAGGTCATCCACCAGGAGGCGTCCGGCGGGCCGAGCCGGCCGCGCAACGTCGGCCTCGACCACGCGAGCGGCACCTACGTCTTCTTCCTCGACGGTGATGACTGTCTCGGGCCGCAGGCCCTGGAGCGGCTGGTCGCCATGGCCGAGAAGAACGGCTCGGACACCGTACTGGCCAAGCTCATCGGCGTGGGGCGCAAGGTGCCCAAGCAGTTATTCGCCAAGAACGTCGACAAGGTCGATCTTGCCAAGGGCGACGTCTATTACAGCCTGATGCCGTTCAAACTGTTCCGCCGGGACATGATCGAGACGCATCAGATCCGCTTCCCGGAGCACATGCGGATCAGCGAAGACCAGTACTTCGTCGCTCAGGCCTACCTCCACAGCAAGGTCATCTCCATCGTCGGCAACTACGACTGCTACTACGTAGTCAAGCGCGGGGACGACGGGAACATCACCGCCGGCGGCCTCGACTACAGGATCATCGTCGAGCAGGCGGCACAGATGGTCGACCTGATCACCCAGCTGACCGGGCCCGGGGCGCTCCGCGACCAGCTCGTACGCCGCCACGTCCACGTCGAACTGCTGGGCCGCTTCGACCGCCGTTACCTCGACGCGGACGGCACACTGCGCGCGGAGTACGTCACCCTCGCCCGGCCCTACGCCCAGGCGTGGGTCAGCCCGGCGATCCTCGCCCAGCTGACTCTCGCCCAGCGGCTGCGGGTGCACTGCCTGCGCGAAGGGCTCGTCGACGAACTCGCCTCGGTCATCGCATGGGATCTCGCGGGCCAACCGGGCAAGGCAGAGGTCCGCGACGGCAAGCTCTACGCGGCGGCCCCCTTACCCCCCGCCGCCTACACCGAGCTGTGCGACATCACCGCCTGCGCCATCGGCGCCAGCCCCCGACGCCGCGTGGAACACCTCGCCTGGCACGGCGGCCGGATCGAGCTCTCCGGATACGCCTACCTCGACCAGGTCGACACCGACGACCTCACCACCGAAGTCATCCTGCGCCACACCGGCACCGGCCGCGAGATCACCCTGCCTGCCGAACCCATCGAGACCCCCCATCTGAGCGTCAGCCGCGGCAAGGAAACCTACGACTACGGCCGCGCCGGCTTCCGCGCCACCATCGACCTCGCCACCGCCTCCGGCAGCCAGCCCCTCGACAACGGCGCCTGGCACCTCTCCCTGCGCTGCACCGCACACGGACTGACCGCCCGCGGCAACCTCGGCAGCGCGCTCGGCCCCGATGTACCCCGCCGCCCCCTCCGGCACAGCATCCCCGGAAGCCGGCGCAGCATGAGCATAGGCCCGCGCGACGGACAGCTCAGCCTGCAGATCGGCGCCGTCTCCTCGGCCGTCTCCAGCCTCCGCCGCAACCTCGGAAAGGCCATACGCCTGATGCGCGACACCGACAACTGA
- a CDS encoding exodeoxyribonuclease III, which yields MLTVTSVNVNGLRAAAKKGFVEWLADTSADVLCLQEVRAEPEQLPETVRAPEGWHVTHAPAAAKGRAGVSLYTRREPDAVRVGFGSSEFDGSGRYLEADLPGVTVASLYLPSGEVGTERQDEKLRFMGEFLAYLKELRARAAADGREVLVCGDWNIAHQQADLKNWRANAKSSGFLPEERAWLGQVLTATDGGYVDVVRELHPETTGPYTWWSYRGRAFDNDSGWRIDLQVATPGLAAKAVKALVERAATHGERWSDHAPVTVAFDL from the coding sequence GTGCTGACCGTGACCTCCGTGAACGTGAATGGACTCCGCGCCGCCGCGAAGAAGGGCTTCGTCGAGTGGCTCGCGGACACCTCCGCCGACGTGCTGTGCCTCCAGGAGGTGCGGGCCGAGCCGGAGCAGCTGCCGGAGACGGTCCGGGCCCCCGAGGGCTGGCACGTCACCCATGCCCCGGCCGCCGCCAAGGGCCGCGCCGGCGTCTCCCTCTATACCCGCCGTGAGCCGGACGCCGTCCGCGTCGGCTTCGGCTCGTCGGAGTTCGACGGGTCCGGCCGCTATCTGGAGGCCGACCTGCCCGGTGTGACGGTCGCCTCCCTCTATCTGCCCTCCGGCGAGGTCGGCACCGAACGGCAGGACGAGAAGCTCCGCTTCATGGGCGAGTTCCTCGCGTACCTCAAGGAGCTGCGGGCCCGGGCCGCCGCCGACGGCCGCGAGGTCCTCGTCTGCGGCGACTGGAACATCGCCCACCAGCAGGCGGACCTGAAGAACTGGCGCGCCAACGCCAAGAGCTCCGGCTTCCTCCCCGAGGAGCGCGCCTGGCTCGGTCAGGTCCTCACCGCGACGGACGGCGGCTACGTCGACGTCGTCCGCGAACTCCACCCGGAGACGACGGGCCCGTACACCTGGTGGTCGTACCGGGGCCGTGCCTTCGACAATGATTCAGGTTGGCGGATCGACCTTCAGGTGGCGACGCCCGGTCTCGCGGCCAAGGCCGTCAAGGCGCTGGTGGAGCGGGCCGCCACGCACGGCGAACGCTGGTCGGACCATGCCCCGGTGACGGTGGCCTTCGACCTGTAG
- a CDS encoding GNAT family N-acetyltransferase: MRIRPVPFDHPDAVKLNDDVQAEYHERYGDGGDATVLAPSDFQPPYGVYLIAYDESDRPVATGGWRSRDENGEGNQDGDAELKRMFVVRDMRGRGLARRMLTALEESARDAGRVRMVLETGTEQPEAIALYTSSGYEPCTKFGYYRAYPESRCFAKPLAP; encoded by the coding sequence GTGAGAATACGTCCGGTCCCCTTCGACCATCCCGACGCGGTCAAGCTCAACGACGACGTCCAGGCCGAGTACCACGAGCGCTACGGCGACGGCGGCGACGCCACCGTCCTCGCGCCGTCCGACTTCCAGCCGCCGTACGGTGTCTATCTCATCGCCTACGACGAGAGCGACCGCCCGGTCGCCACCGGCGGCTGGCGCAGCCGGGACGAGAACGGCGAGGGCAACCAGGACGGCGACGCCGAACTGAAGCGGATGTTCGTGGTCCGGGACATGCGCGGGCGCGGTCTGGCACGCCGGATGCTCACCGCGCTGGAGGAGAGCGCCCGGGACGCGGGCCGTGTCCGGATGGTGCTGGAGACCGGCACCGAGCAGCCGGAGGCCATCGCCCTGTACACCTCCAGCGGCTACGAGCCGTGCACGAAGTTCGGCTACTACCGCGCCTACCCCGAAAGCCGCTGCTTCGCCAAGCCGCTCGCCCCATAA
- a CDS encoding flavin-containing monooxygenase, which yields MTEHVRVAVIGSGFGGLGAAVRLRREGITDFVILERASSVGGTWRDNSYPGCACDVPSHLYSFSFAPNPDWPRTFSGQEHIRAYLEHVTDVFGLRPHLRLDSEVLRMTWDARELRWDVETSAGRYFADVVVSATGPLSDPRIPQIPGLDSFPGKVFHSARWDHDADLAGQRVAMVGTGASAIQIVPALQPDVSRLTLFQRTPPWVMPRVDRAISGAERALHRALPVTAQARRGLLWGIRELQVQAFTKRPNQLGFVEKLARQNMARVIKDPVLRAKLTPDYRIGCKRILLSSAYYPALAQPNVDVVASGLSEVRGSTLVAADGTEAEADVIVFGTGFHVTDMPIADRVVGADGRTLAESWKDGMEALRGASAAGFPNWMTIIGPNTGLGNNSMILMIESQLNYLADYLRQLDVLGGRAALDARPSAVHAWNRRVQDRMRRTVWNTGGCTSWYLDANGRNTTVWPGTTSEFRRAARRVDLAEYEVLRAPTAPAAPAGPRTADSEVTA from the coding sequence ATGACCGAACACGTACGGGTGGCGGTGATCGGGTCCGGCTTCGGCGGGCTGGGGGCCGCCGTGCGGCTGCGCCGGGAGGGGATCACCGACTTCGTGATCCTCGAGCGGGCGAGCAGCGTCGGCGGGACCTGGCGGGACAACAGCTACCCCGGGTGCGCCTGCGACGTGCCCTCCCACCTGTACTCCTTCTCCTTCGCCCCGAACCCCGACTGGCCGCGCACCTTCTCCGGGCAGGAACACATCCGCGCCTACCTGGAGCACGTCACGGACGTGTTCGGGCTGCGGCCGCACCTGCGGCTGGACTCCGAGGTGCTGCGGATGACCTGGGACGCGCGGGAACTGCGCTGGGACGTCGAGACGAGCGCGGGACGCTACTTCGCCGACGTCGTCGTGTCGGCCACCGGGCCGCTGTCCGACCCGAGGATCCCTCAGATCCCGGGCCTGGACTCGTTCCCCGGCAAGGTCTTCCACTCGGCCCGCTGGGACCACGACGCCGACCTGGCGGGGCAGCGCGTCGCGATGGTCGGCACCGGTGCCTCCGCCATCCAGATCGTGCCCGCCCTGCAGCCCGACGTGTCCCGGCTGACGCTGTTCCAGCGCACCCCGCCGTGGGTGATGCCCCGCGTCGACCGGGCGATCAGCGGCGCGGAGCGCGCCCTGCACCGGGCCCTGCCGGTCACCGCGCAGGCGCGCCGCGGGCTGCTGTGGGGCATCCGGGAGCTGCAGGTCCAGGCGTTCACCAAGCGGCCGAACCAGCTCGGTTTCGTCGAGAAGCTCGCCCGGCAGAACATGGCCCGTGTCATCAAGGATCCGGTGCTGCGGGCCAAGCTCACCCCGGACTACCGCATCGGCTGCAAGCGGATCCTGCTGTCGAGCGCCTACTATCCGGCCCTCGCGCAGCCCAACGTGGACGTCGTCGCGAGCGGACTGAGCGAGGTGCGCGGGTCCACGCTGGTCGCCGCCGACGGCACCGAGGCCGAGGCGGACGTGATCGTCTTCGGGACCGGGTTCCACGTCACGGACATGCCGATCGCCGACCGGGTGGTGGGCGCCGACGGGCGGACGCTGGCGGAGAGCTGGAAGGACGGCATGGAGGCCCTGCGCGGCGCCTCCGCCGCCGGCTTCCCGAACTGGATGACGATCATCGGCCCCAACACGGGCCTCGGGAACAACTCCATGATCCTCATGATCGAGTCCCAGCTGAACTACCTGGCCGACTATCTGCGCCAGCTGGACGTCCTCGGAGGCAGGGCGGCCCTGGACGCCCGCCCGAGCGCCGTGCACGCCTGGAACCGCCGGGTGCAGGACCGGATGCGGCGCACGGTGTGGAACACCGGCGGCTGCACCAGCTGGTACCTGGACGCGAACGGCCGCAACACCACCGTCTGGCCGGGCACCACCTCCGAGTTCCGGCGTGCGGCGCGGCGGGTGGACCTCGCCGAGTACGAGGTCCTGCGAGCGCCCACGGCCCCGGCCGCCCCGGCCGGCCCGCGCACGGCGGACAGCGAGGTGACGGCGTGA
- a CDS encoding MerR family transcriptional regulator, which translates to MTEKREYRTEELAAKAGITVRTLRFYRERKLLAPPRREGRIAWYDDHHLARLRTIAALLERGHTLTGIAELADALDQGRDVADLIGVGGPTEEEPVRLTPEELAARFEGQATPENLAAALELGYLGTDGDEIVHISRRLLDVSTALVREGIPLAEVLAAGVRVRAHADALAELFTDLILRHATEQELPRLRPLARSVVEAEVSLAMDRRLRNDKDKDEEEDEDN; encoded by the coding sequence GTGACGGAGAAGAGGGAGTACCGAACGGAGGAGCTGGCCGCGAAGGCCGGCATCACGGTGCGCACCCTGCGCTTCTACCGCGAACGCAAACTGCTCGCGCCGCCCCGCCGCGAGGGCCGCATCGCCTGGTACGACGACCATCACCTGGCCCGGCTGCGCACCATCGCCGCCCTGCTGGAACGCGGCCACACCCTCACCGGCATCGCGGAGCTGGCGGACGCCCTCGACCAGGGCCGCGATGTCGCCGACCTCATCGGCGTCGGCGGCCCCACCGAGGAGGAGCCGGTCCGCCTCACCCCCGAGGAGCTCGCCGCCCGCTTCGAGGGCCAGGCCACCCCCGAGAACCTCGCCGCCGCCCTCGAACTCGGCTACCTCGGCACCGACGGCGACGAGATCGTCCACATCAGCCGCCGCCTGCTGGACGTCTCCACCGCCCTGGTCCGCGAGGGCATCCCGCTCGCCGAGGTCCTCGCGGCGGGCGTCCGCGTCCGCGCCCACGCCGACGCCCTCGCCGAACTCTTCACCGACCTCATCCTGCGCCACGCCACCGAACAGGAACTCCCCCGCCTGCGCCCCCTGGCCCGCAGCGTCGTCGAGGCGGAAGTCTCCCTCGCCATGGACCGCCGGCTGCGCAACGACAAGGACAAAGACGAGGAGGAGGACGAGGACAACTGA